One window of the Nitrospira sp. genome contains the following:
- a CDS encoding thermonuclease family protein — protein MPKGRYKIAPYRKQAQSSALGRISGRRIPTSQPIHTVDGDTLRVGSERIRLRGIDTPELNEPRGPEARQRLEQLLKEGPIRIVPHGQDVYGRTVADVFVNGKNVAEVLKQEGFEKPQS, from the coding sequence TTGCCTAAGGGCCGGTACAAAATCGCGCCGTACAGGAAACAGGCGCAGTCCTCGGCGTTGGGCCGGATCTCCGGAAGAAGAATTCCCACCAGCCAACCCATCCACACCGTCGACGGCGATACATTGCGCGTGGGCTCTGAACGCATCAGACTACGCGGCATCGACACGCCGGAACTGAACGAGCCACGCGGACCAGAAGCCCGACAGCGGCTGGAGCAACTTCTCAAAGAAGGACCGATCCGTATCGTGCCCCATGGCCAGGATGTCTACGGCCGTACCGTCGCCGATGTATTTGTGAATGGAAAAAACGTAGCGGAGGTGCTGAAACAGGAAGGGTTCGAAAAGCCACAGTCCTAA
- a CDS encoding antibiotic biosynthesis monooxygenase family protein, with protein MLPLKPLDETVPIFLQLNADASPVVLVNVFTVAESDIPALLKAWADDATWMKQQPGYISTQLHRGIAGSTVFMNYAVWESVAHFRAAFSHPDFKQALERYPSSAVASPHLFTRLTVPNLCVGP; from the coding sequence ATGCTTCCACTGAAACCTCTCGATGAAACCGTTCCGATTTTTCTCCAACTCAATGCCGATGCGTCACCGGTTGTGCTCGTGAATGTATTTACCGTTGCAGAGTCCGATATCCCTGCATTGCTGAAAGCCTGGGCCGATGACGCCACCTGGATGAAACAACAGCCGGGCTATATCTCCACTCAGCTACATCGCGGGATTGCGGGAAGCACCGTTTTCATGAATTACGCCGTATGGGAATCGGTGGCCCATTTTCGAGCGGCCTTCAGCCATCCCGACTTCAAACAAGCCTTAGAACGCTACCCTTCATCTGCCGTAGCCTCACCACACTTGTTCACACGCCTCACAGTCCCAAATCTGTGCGTCGGTCCCTAA
- a CDS encoding YbgC/FadM family acyl-CoA thioesterase → MVERLISRSFEKRSGHFISMEIRIYYEDTDCGGVVYYANYLKYFERARTHYLEARGLSVSGLMNQGTVFVVVRAELDYRSPARYGDTLLIDTVVSDLSAASMTFAHVVKEKASGRVIVEGSARLASTDGNGKVKRLDKAVVAVLQSGADKESLNG, encoded by the coding sequence TTGGTAGAGCGACTAATCTCTCGTTCGTTCGAGAAGCGCTCCGGGCACTTCATTTCAATGGAAATTCGAATCTACTATGAGGATACAGACTGCGGCGGAGTGGTCTACTACGCCAACTACCTCAAGTATTTTGAGAGGGCGCGGACGCACTATCTTGAAGCGCGGGGGCTATCGGTCTCCGGGCTAATGAACCAGGGGACGGTGTTTGTGGTCGTGCGCGCGGAGCTGGACTATCGGTCTCCCGCACGGTACGGCGACACGCTGCTCATCGATACGGTGGTGTCCGATCTGAGCGCCGCCTCCATGACTTTCGCGCATGTGGTGAAAGAAAAGGCGAGCGGACGGGTGATCGTGGAGGGGTCTGCTCGACTGGCCTCGACAGATGGCAACGGCAAGGTGAAACGTCTCGACAAGGCGGTCGTCGCCGTACTACAGTCCGGAGCCGATAAGGAGTCATTGAATGGATAA
- a CDS encoding TIGR02710 family CRISPR-associated CARF protein → MAHEQPTKALVVAFTDDAAAAVSLINRLQPEALCFVLPESAKDLVESAVQPHIEHMPRRWDWVTLADTVDVAACHHALAGVLPDLLTTWDVHSGDLVLDLTGATPAMAGALTLVTLPTSSRTVALLPWIEGQESEPIMVGSRPMRWAQGNLWDDMALVSRHEAAELFNRGMYSAAIRRFREIETRVSGGQKPTYRAFADLAEGYEFWERLHYRQAWDKLKTAAKALEMASLWGGPPGLKTVLPSIKANATFLEKLVLDPAAVKDSLALDLLAHAGRRQRAGHDPESAMIVLMRALESFAQRQLFKQYQIKTWDVPPEQLPQAIQETCRRAWLDDVDGKYKAPLQGQFRVLAALDDPLGQAFLREWPTMKPLLDAANHGVLGHGFEPVKSERVQQLYDVVVKLTGVTESSLPKFPVLVL, encoded by the coding sequence ATGGCGCACGAACAACCAACCAAAGCACTGGTGGTCGCGTTTACCGACGATGCGGCGGCGGCGGTCTCTCTCATCAATCGCCTCCAGCCTGAGGCGCTCTGTTTCGTGCTGCCGGAGTCCGCGAAGGACCTGGTGGAGTCGGCCGTGCAACCCCATATCGAGCACATGCCCAGGCGATGGGATTGGGTCACGCTGGCCGATACGGTCGATGTCGCAGCCTGTCATCATGCGCTGGCTGGTGTGTTGCCGGACCTGCTGACAACCTGGGATGTGCACTCCGGCGATCTGGTGCTCGATCTCACCGGGGCGACCCCGGCGATGGCGGGCGCATTGACGCTGGTGACCTTGCCGACGAGTTCCCGGACCGTTGCGCTGCTGCCATGGATTGAGGGGCAGGAGAGCGAGCCGATTATGGTGGGGAGCCGGCCGATGCGCTGGGCACAGGGCAATCTTTGGGATGATATGGCGCTGGTTTCACGTCATGAGGCCGCCGAGCTGTTCAATCGCGGGATGTACTCGGCTGCGATCAGACGGTTTCGTGAGATCGAGACCAGGGTGAGCGGCGGGCAGAAGCCGACGTATCGTGCTTTCGCCGATCTCGCCGAGGGCTATGAGTTCTGGGAGCGATTGCACTACCGGCAGGCGTGGGACAAACTGAAGACTGCGGCGAAAGCGCTGGAGATGGCCTCGTTGTGGGGCGGGCCACCGGGATTGAAGACGGTGCTTCCGTCCATCAAGGCCAACGCGACGTTCCTCGAAAAGCTGGTGCTCGATCCCGCGGCCGTCAAAGACTCCCTCGCCCTTGATTTGCTCGCCCATGCCGGGCGACGGCAGCGTGCCGGCCACGATCCGGAGTCGGCGATGATCGTCCTGATGCGCGCCCTCGAATCGTTCGCCCAGCGGCAGTTGTTCAAGCAGTATCAGATCAAGACCTGGGATGTGCCGCCGGAGCAGCTCCCGCAGGCCATTCAGGAAACCTGCCGGAGGGCTTGGTTAGACGACGTCGACGGCAAGTACAAAGCCCCGTTACAAGGCCAGTTCCGCGTACTGGCGGCGCTGGACGATCCACTCGGCCAGGCCTTCCTGCGTGAATGGCCGACCATGAAGCCGCTGCTCGATGCGGCGAATCATGGCGTGCTCGGCCACGGTTTTGAGCCGGTCAAATCGGAGCGTGTGCAGCAGCTGTACGATGTTGTGGTGAAGCTGACCGGGGTGACAGAGTCATCGTTGCCGAAGTTCCCGGTGTTAGTCCTGTGA
- a CDS encoding NfeD family protein, whose product MIWWYWLLLGLLLLGAEMMTPGGFYILFFGLAALVVGAIAWLELVPGESAQWLLFSGMAVAFLLLFRGPLLARINASEVKHPDVDSMTGEIAIPVDTLAAGAVGKVELRGTTWSARNTGPNPLAKGQRSKVTGMDGLTLLITGE is encoded by the coding sequence ATGATCTGGTGGTACTGGCTCTTGCTTGGGTTGCTCCTGTTGGGCGCCGAGATGATGACCCCCGGGGGATTCTACATTCTCTTTTTCGGCCTCGCCGCCCTGGTGGTCGGAGCGATCGCGTGGCTGGAACTCGTCCCGGGAGAATCCGCCCAATGGCTGCTCTTCTCCGGCATGGCCGTCGCATTCCTGTTGTTGTTTCGCGGCCCCTTGCTGGCCCGCATCAATGCCTCGGAAGTGAAACATCCCGACGTTGATTCGATGACGGGCGAAATCGCCATTCCCGTAGACACGCTGGCCGCCGGAGCCGTCGGAAAAGTCGAACTCCGAGGCACCACCTGGTCGGCCAGAAACACCGGCCCCAACCCATTGGCGAAGGGGCAGCGGAGCAAAGTCACCGGCATGGACGGCCTCACATTGCTGATCACGGGCGAATAG
- a CDS encoding stomatin-like protein — protein sequence MDGGMSGGFLVTLLLALFVLYVISKLAVVVPQQSAYVVERLGKYSATLDAGFHILLPFVDNIRYKHSLKETAIDIPEQVCITRDNVQVSVDGILYLKVLHPQRASYGISDYGFALIQLAQTTLRSEIGKIELDRTFEERTNINIQVVNELDKASDPWGVKVLRYEIKNITPPKDVLNAMEKQMRAEREKRAVILTSEGERDAAINQAEGEKQQVIKASEAKKQQQINEAEGAASAILAIAQATAEGLRKVAETIQVPGGQEAVQLRVAEQYITKFGELARTNNTLILPATVSDVGSMIALAMSAIKQGSPTPPPKA from the coding sequence ATGGATGGTGGTATGAGCGGCGGATTTCTCGTCACACTCTTATTGGCCCTGTTCGTCCTCTATGTCATCTCAAAGTTGGCCGTCGTCGTCCCGCAACAAAGCGCCTATGTCGTCGAGCGTCTCGGCAAATATTCGGCGACGCTGGACGCCGGGTTTCACATCCTGCTCCCCTTTGTCGATAACATCCGTTACAAGCACTCGCTCAAAGAAACAGCCATCGATATTCCCGAGCAGGTTTGCATCACCCGCGACAACGTGCAGGTGTCGGTCGACGGCATCCTGTACCTCAAAGTGCTGCATCCGCAGCGCGCGTCCTATGGCATCAGCGACTATGGATTCGCCTTGATCCAGCTGGCCCAAACGACCTTGCGAAGCGAGATCGGGAAGATCGAACTTGATCGGACCTTTGAAGAACGGACCAATATCAATATCCAGGTCGTGAATGAGCTCGACAAGGCCTCGGACCCCTGGGGCGTCAAAGTCCTGCGCTATGAGATCAAGAACATCACGCCGCCCAAGGACGTGCTCAATGCGATGGAAAAGCAGATGCGGGCGGAGCGGGAAAAGCGCGCCGTGATTCTCACGTCAGAAGGCGAGCGCGACGCCGCGATCAACCAGGCCGAGGGCGAGAAGCAGCAAGTGATCAAGGCCTCGGAAGCGAAGAAACAGCAACAGATCAATGAAGCCGAAGGCGCCGCCTCAGCCATCCTCGCGATCGCCCAAGCGACCGCCGAAGGACTCCGGAAGGTGGCCGAGACCATTCAAGTGCCCGGCGGACAGGAAGCGGTCCAGCTGCGCGTAGCAGAACAGTACATCACGAAATTCGGTGAGCTGGCCAGGACCAATAACACGCTCATTCTCCCGGCCACCGTCTCCGACGTCGGCTCCATGATCGCGCTGGCCATGAGCGCCATCAAGCAGGGTTCGCCGACCCCGCCACCGAAGGCCTAG
- a CDS encoding D-sedoheptulose 7-phosphate isomerase, whose amino-acid sequence MKDFVLKAFSDSAAVKQQFARDHADRIAQVAALLVTAFREGHKVLLFGNGGSATDAAHIAAEFVGRYKRERKPLPAIALATDIAAITCIANDYGFDELFARQVRAHGQKGDIAIGISTSGNSPNVLKGIEAARECGLITIAWTGGTGGKLAGLVDHPFVVPSTVTARIQESHITLGHVLCELVEETLLGTAS is encoded by the coding sequence ATGAAAGATTTTGTCCTCAAGGCCTTCTCCGACAGCGCGGCCGTCAAACAACAATTTGCGCGCGACCACGCCGACCGCATCGCCCAAGTCGCCGCACTGCTGGTGACCGCGTTCCGCGAAGGACACAAAGTCCTGCTGTTCGGCAATGGTGGCAGCGCCACGGACGCCGCGCATATCGCAGCGGAGTTTGTCGGCCGCTATAAGCGCGAGCGCAAGCCGTTGCCGGCCATCGCCCTCGCGACCGACATCGCCGCCATCACCTGCATCGCCAACGACTACGGGTTCGACGAACTCTTCGCCCGGCAGGTACGAGCTCACGGCCAGAAAGGCGATATCGCCATCGGCATCAGCACCAGCGGCAATTCGCCGAATGTACTCAAAGGGATCGAGGCCGCGCGCGAATGCGGCCTGATCACTATCGCTTGGACCGGCGGCACCGGCGGGAAACTCGCCGGCCTCGTCGATCATCCTTTCGTCGTACCCTCCACCGTCACGGCGCGCATCCAGGAAAGCCATATCACGCTCGGCCATGTCCTGTGCGAACTCGTAGAGGAAACACTCCTTGGCACAGCGTCCTAA
- a CDS encoding SprT-like domain-containing protein — MNPSIERLQAEWRTLNERYFDGLLPEISIAWSRRLTSSVGMFVSRGGPRPRQFDESTPQRSKREIRLSEPLMARLAERTPYAEQELLNTLAHEMIHQWQFDILKRKPNHGPDFVRKMTEMNRSGLVSITIYHSLHKEVLALAQFAWRCKDCGRVYRRQRKTIQPRRHLCGTCRGALQELPMVHRGAVPMPLTPFITPPPSAPLLSEAGQLSLGWGASIRALFSGR; from the coding sequence ATGAATCCCTCCATCGAACGGTTACAAGCAGAGTGGCGCACCCTGAACGAGCGCTACTTCGACGGGCTCCTGCCGGAAATTTCCATTGCCTGGAGCCGCCGCCTGACGTCGTCCGTCGGCATGTTCGTCAGTCGCGGAGGCCCGCGTCCACGGCAATTCGACGAATCGACTCCGCAGCGATCCAAACGGGAAATACGCTTGTCCGAGCCTCTGATGGCACGCCTGGCTGAACGAACCCCCTATGCCGAGCAGGAACTGCTGAATACGCTCGCCCATGAGATGATTCATCAATGGCAGTTCGACATCCTGAAACGGAAGCCGAACCATGGCCCTGATTTTGTGCGGAAGATGACCGAGATGAACCGGAGCGGGCTGGTCTCGATTACGATCTATCACTCGCTTCACAAAGAAGTGCTGGCGCTGGCGCAATTTGCGTGGCGCTGCAAGGATTGCGGAAGGGTGTATCGCCGTCAACGCAAGACGATTCAACCTCGCCGGCATCTCTGCGGAACCTGCCGGGGAGCGTTGCAGGAATTGCCGATGGTGCATCGTGGGGCGGTGCCCATGCCGCTGACGCCCTTCATCACTCCGCCGCCATCTGCCCCCCTGCTGTCCGAGGCCGGGCAACTCTCGCTCGGCTGGGGAGCGTCGATTCGCGCGCTCTTCTCCGGCCGCTAA
- a CDS encoding PAS domain S-box protein, with product MACLRKMQTIVSKGSFALLVVILGAALLGAVSVRLVERELITRTGVSLALGAAEVAGKLDVMFLERDGDIHVLAAAPQVLGTDPMMIRAHLEAVQRAYPVYSRLAVVDRAGHVVASTDEGLIGLDLHQASWFQSVSHAPRVHAETISDSGRRGGALTAVVFSAPIKGVDGTFLGAIMTEVDRAIWYQLVEETVHQFSVQAQNFGTVHYQVLSAEGSLLLTSEQDDWGRNVQLAGLPSALKVTMGRSGYVEEEHLIRKVPIISGYARMSGVRSKALQWGLVVRADHADVLASVRSLLIKLGFGGIVGFLLMLAAILWAGVGQRKEHERSKQAERSLRESEMRARSVIESALDAVVMMDREGRIIEWNRPAERIFGWSRQEALGRNLGETIVPPTLREAHANGVRHYLATGEGPVLNQRIEITGLRKNGSEFPVELTILPIKFEGTTIFSAFLRDITERKAMVKQLEEGAVYFRMLSELLPLSLFELDAQGRCLYRNRALQRLLGEQHEDNLITADGSVIASSWTEWIRDDDRKSVAEAWSCMLVTMAPIHLESRLALPGSEPCWVQVSVWPLATDSGLRYLGVMEDITVRKKTIAHTMQLMHHGQFELRTLDEARHLAELLAYAFPDPSRTQLGLTELLVNGVEHGNLGISYDEKSTLLDQGRFEAELIRRSALPEHRDKRVHITVERTDRNLEMTIFDDGSGFDWRQYLDLDHRRADESHGRGIAMAKAVSFDQLDFQGSGNQVVVSVSLNGVDADADAWPEEERRVA from the coding sequence ATGGCGTGTTTGCGAAAGATGCAGACGATCGTTTCGAAGGGATCATTTGCTCTGCTGGTTGTTATTCTTGGCGCGGCCTTGCTTGGTGCTGTGAGTGTACGATTGGTGGAGCGGGAGCTCATTACACGGACGGGAGTCAGCTTGGCACTTGGGGCGGCTGAGGTTGCAGGGAAGCTTGATGTGATGTTCCTTGAGCGGGATGGAGATATCCACGTCCTCGCAGCAGCTCCCCAGGTGCTGGGCACTGACCCGATGATGATCCGCGCCCACCTGGAAGCGGTTCAACGAGCCTATCCGGTCTATTCGCGGCTTGCGGTTGTGGACCGGGCGGGACATGTTGTGGCCTCTACGGATGAAGGATTGATCGGCCTGGATTTGCATCAGGCCTCGTGGTTCCAGTCGGTATCGCATGCGCCACGTGTGCACGCGGAGACTATCAGCGACTCAGGTCGAAGGGGGGGAGCGTTGACGGCGGTGGTGTTTTCAGCTCCGATCAAGGGCGTGGATGGCACATTCCTCGGTGCCATTATGACCGAGGTTGACCGCGCTATCTGGTACCAGCTCGTGGAAGAGACGGTCCATCAGTTTTCTGTGCAGGCGCAAAACTTTGGGACGGTGCACTACCAAGTGTTGAGCGCCGAGGGCAGCCTCTTGCTGACCTCAGAACAGGACGACTGGGGGCGAAACGTCCAACTGGCAGGGCTGCCGTCGGCGCTCAAGGTGACCATGGGGCGGTCTGGTTACGTTGAAGAAGAGCATCTGATCAGAAAGGTCCCGATCATTAGCGGTTATGCGCGTATGAGCGGAGTCCGATCCAAGGCTTTGCAATGGGGGCTGGTGGTACGTGCCGACCATGCGGATGTGCTCGCCAGTGTTCGCAGCCTGCTGATAAAGCTAGGGTTTGGCGGGATCGTGGGTTTTCTTCTCATGCTTGCCGCGATCTTGTGGGCTGGGGTTGGCCAGCGGAAGGAACATGAGCGATCAAAGCAGGCGGAACGGTCTCTTCGGGAAAGCGAGATGCGGGCCAGAAGCGTCATTGAGAGCGCGTTGGATGCTGTGGTGATGATGGATCGGGAGGGGCGCATCATCGAATGGAACCGGCCTGCTGAACGGATCTTCGGCTGGTCCCGTCAGGAGGCCCTGGGACGCAACCTTGGTGAGACGATCGTTCCGCCGACGCTGCGCGAGGCCCATGCAAATGGCGTGAGACATTACCTGGCAACCGGCGAGGGGCCGGTCTTGAATCAGCGGATCGAGATCACCGGATTACGGAAAAATGGTTCGGAGTTTCCGGTGGAATTGACGATCCTTCCGATCAAGTTTGAAGGAACCACGATCTTCAGTGCGTTTCTTCGTGACATCACCGAGCGGAAGGCAATGGTGAAACAACTGGAGGAAGGGGCTGTCTATTTCCGCATGTTGTCCGAGCTGTTGCCGTTGAGCCTCTTCGAGCTGGATGCGCAAGGGCGGTGTCTGTACCGCAATCGGGCGTTGCAACGCTTGCTCGGTGAACAGCACGAGGACAACCTGATAACCGCGGACGGATCGGTGATCGCTTCTTCCTGGACGGAGTGGATTCGCGATGATGATCGGAAGTCCGTGGCTGAAGCCTGGTCATGTATGTTGGTGACAATGGCGCCGATCCATCTTGAAAGCCGTCTGGCTCTACCTGGATCAGAGCCTTGTTGGGTGCAGGTGTCGGTCTGGCCGCTTGCGACCGATAGTGGTCTGCGCTATTTGGGCGTGATGGAAGATATTACGGTTCGTAAAAAGACCATTGCACATACGATGCAGTTGATGCACCACGGCCAGTTTGAATTAAGGACTCTCGACGAAGCCAGACATCTCGCAGAATTGCTGGCCTACGCTTTCCCCGATCCATCCCGTACGCAGCTGGGCTTGACGGAATTGCTCGTCAATGGAGTTGAGCATGGGAACCTGGGTATTTCCTATGATGAGAAATCCACACTCTTGGACCAAGGCCGGTTCGAGGCTGAACTGATCCGGCGATCGGCGTTACCGGAACATAGGGACAAGCGTGTCCATATCACGGTGGAGCGGACCGACAGGAATCTCGAGATGACGATTTTCGATGACGGCAGCGGGTTTGACTGGAGACAGTATCTCGATCTGGATCATAGGCGGGCAGACGAATCTCACGGCCGCGGTATTGCGATGGCCAAAGCCGTGAGTTTTGACCAGCTAGATTTTCAGGGGTCCGGCAATCAGGTCGTAGTATCGGTCTCACTGAACGGGGTCGATGCCGATGCCGATGCGTGGCCGGAAGAGGAGCGCAGGGTCGCTTAG